One window of Flavobacteriales bacterium genomic DNA carries:
- a CDS encoding T9SS type A sorting domain-containing protein, with amino-acid sequence MKTLFTLLILLIPFIGISQTVYVTNTNDSGPGSLRDAVINASDGTTIRFDESINNQTITLSSSLTSNANIRIVGNADDQTSSLIKFDNSFFSYGELIIDSIDIHPNSLQDFVFFHIYNDFQFINSYAYNIESSAKIFSIQSENSDININIQNSNFINIPGKLFYLHSPNINFDLSFCYGNNINTFIDDFILNGSSDISISYSEFNNSKIITNTAIEKLEIFNSTFNNFDISNSNGLNMSYYYLGENINLNIDSSSFYNSNLNFNPSLGYEIFTDLQIANSNFNNCFLEFRGQGNLENVDINNFESLALELISINNSTISSNGSQNNFMTFSLDSYDANYSLDFNKNIFDCDILLNGNELVDNYTFIESSLNGNLSTNDIDNLSLVSCILKDNDNLSLVIDNEQCQNCNTFIKSSFFSNNQGGFYSFNYMIYQFGGNLEIENSTFYNNDNVIYFGSGTDISVKSSTFYQNEIGLNLIQWQPEETGSVTFYNSIVGHINFTFGSSIIASGYNIFSNSLNNLPETNFDGISDLNLSLIDDNSSITPYLLADYCSIAHDNGDPNFEGSIVNTEVPVNIKDIGSAERTDICDENESTWSCNNEFACVELSDGSGNFQSLEECESNCSVIIEDSWNCVNDACVDPLDGSGEFSTLNDCEQVCQNISSINENLIDVNIFPNPSSNIFNLEFNSDSETEILVTNILGEQVYFESINTLGELYTQIDLSNEQKGVYNLTIKTSDRISNHKLILQ; translated from the coding sequence ATGAAAACATTATTTACTCTACTTATTTTATTGATTCCATTTATTGGAATTTCACAAACTGTTTATGTTACTAACACTAATGACTCTGGTCCAGGCTCTCTTAGAGATGCAGTTATTAACGCATCTGATGGAACTACTATTAGATTTGATGAGAGTATTAATAATCAAACAATTACTTTATCAAGCAGTTTAACTTCTAATGCCAACATTAGAATTGTTGGTAATGCTGATGACCAAACATCATCATTGATTAAATTTGATAACTCCTTTTTTTCTTACGGTGAGTTAATAATTGATAGTATTGACATTCATCCTAATTCATTACAAGATTTTGTTTTTTTCCACATATACAATGACTTTCAATTTATAAATTCATATGCCTATAATATTGAATCAAGTGCTAAAATCTTTTCAATTCAGTCTGAAAATAGCGATATAAATATTAACATTCAAAATAGTAATTTTATAAATATTCCTGGTAAATTATTTTATTTACATTCTCCCAATATAAATTTTGATTTAAGTTTTTGCTATGGAAATAACATAAATACATTTATAGATGATTTTATATTAAATGGGTCCTCTGATATATCAATTTCATATTCAGAATTTAATAATTCAAAGATTATCACCAATACAGCAATCGAAAAATTAGAAATTTTTAACTCAACATTTAATAATTTTGATATTTCAAATTCAAATGGCCTCAATATGTCTTATTATTATCTAGGTGAAAACATAAATTTAAATATAGATTCATCATCTTTTTACAATTCTAATTTAAATTTTAACCCTAGCTTAGGTTATGAAATTTTTACTGATTTACAAATAGCTAATTCTAACTTTAATAATTGTTTTTTAGAATTTCGTGGTCAGGGAAATCTTGAAAATGTCGATATAAACAATTTTGAATCTTTAGCGTTAGAATTAATAAGCATTAATAATTCAACAATATCATCAAATGGATCACAAAACAATTTTATGACATTTTCTTTGGATAGTTATGATGCTAATTACAGCCTAGATTTTAATAAAAATATTTTTGATTGTGATATTCTATTAAATGGAAATGAACTAGTTGATAATTACACTTTTATTGAAAGTTCACTCAATGGGAATTTATCAACAAATGACATAGATAACTTAAGTTTAGTTTCTTGTATTTTAAAAGATAATGATAATTTAAGTTTAGTAATTGATAACGAACAATGTCAAAATTGTAACACTTTTATAAAATCGTCATTTTTTAGTAATAACCAAGGTGGTTTTTATTCATTTAATTATATGATTTATCAATTTGGAGGTAATTTAGAAATTGAAAATTCTACATTTTACAATAATGATAATGTAATTTATTTTGGTTCTGGAACTGATATCAGCGTTAAATCTTCAACATTTTATCAAAATGAAATTGGTTTAAATCTTATTCAATGGCAGCCTGAGGAGACAGGCTCTGTAACTTTTTATAATAGTATAGTTGGTCATATTAACTTTACATTTGGAAGTTCTATAATTGCTTCTGGTTATAATATTTTTAGTAATTCATTAAACAATTTACCTGAAACTAATTTTGATGGTATTTCTGATTTAAATCTTTCATTGATTGATGATAATTCATCAATAACACCTTACCTTTTAGCAGATTATTGTAGTATAGCACACGACAATGGCGACCCTAATTTTGAGGGTTCAATTGTTAATACAGAAGTTCCTGTTAACATAAAAGATATTGGATCAGCAGAAAGAACAGATATTTGTGATGAAAATGAATCCACTTGGTCTTGTAATAATGAATTTGCTTGTGTTGAATTATCTGACGGAAGTGGAAATTTTCAATCTCTAGAAGAATGCGAATCTAACTGTTCAGTTATAATTGAAGATAGTTGGAATTGTGTTAACGATGCTTGTGTAGACCCATTAGATGGAAGTGGTGAATTTTCTACTTTAAACGATTGTGAACAAGTATGTCAAAATATATCTTCAATTAATGAAAATTTAATTGATGTAAATATATTCCCTAACCCCTCATCTAACATTTTTAATCTTGAATTTAACTCAGATTCTGAAACTGAAATTTTAGTGACAAATATCTTAGGAGAGCAAGTTTATTTTGAATCTATAAATACTTTAGGGGAGCTTTATACTCAAATAGATTTATCTAATGAGCAAAAAGGTGTTTACAACCTCACTATTAAAACCTCTGATAGAATAAGTAATCATAAACTGATTCTTCAGTAA